A region of Carassius auratus strain Wakin chromosome 41, ASM336829v1, whole genome shotgun sequence DNA encodes the following proteins:
- the LOC113059990 gene encoding DNA-binding death effector domain-containing protein 2-like translates to MASAKCTRYSLYWDETECLSYYEMLSLHEIFEIVGSQLTETDVEVLSFLLDEAYPGKHPLDPEGWTDESPPGPDGSSLGNSPCPRLLKTWRRIQPQNEPCPIAGRHRPKSGVELLLELERRGYLSEGNLKPLLQLLRILTRHDVLPFVSQKKRRKVSPEREKIEYQAVDTRADMQFSSNTDIPSLENTQDHQWRAGTGSSMTTTTPVRRKRGRGNHWGRKSRGKPQIQLQPTTNKVTCDVRLRVRAEYSEHESALRGGVSSDKQQPLERQFELFSRASALLRTRDLGSIVCDIKFSELANLDAFWGDYLSGALLEALKGVFITDSLKRAAGQEGVRLLVSVDQDDYEEGRKLLLRSQTHNGTNWGTQSLP, encoded by the exons ATGGCTTCAGCGAAATGCACGAGATATTCCCTCTACTGGGACGAGACAGAGTGCCTCAGCTACTATGAGATGCTGTCCCTCCATGAGATCTTTGAAATCGTGGGCTCCCAACTCACAGAGACTGATGTCGAAGTTTTGTCTTTTCTCCTCGATGAAGCCTATCCTGGAAAACATCCCCTGGATCCAGAGGGATGGACTGATGAGTCCCCTCCAGGGCCTGATGGGTCTTCACTGGGAAATTCTCCATGTCCTCGGCTTCTCAAAACATGGCGAAGAATACAGCCGCAGAATGAGCCTTGCCCCATCGCTGGTCGCCACAGACCCAAGAGTGGCGTTGAACTCCTGTTGGAGCTGGAGAGGCGAGGATACTTGAGCGAAGGAAACCTCAAACCTCTATTGCAGTTGCTGCGAATTCTGACACGACATGATGTCCTGCCTTTTGTCTCacaaaagaagagaagaaaag TATCTCCAGAGCGAGAAAAGATAGAATACCAAGCGGTGGATACCAGAGCGGACATGCAGTTCAGTTCAAACACAGATATACCATCCTTGGAAAACACACAAGACCACCAGTGGAGAGCAG GGACTGGCTCTTCCATGACAACAACCACACCTGTACGACGGAAGCGAGGTAGAGGTAACCACTGGGGCAGAAAATCTAGGGGCAAGCCCCAAATCCAGCTTCAACCAACAACCAACAAAGTGACCTGCG ATGTCCGGCTACGTGTGCGTGCGGAGTATTCGGAGCACGAGTCGGCCCTTCGTGGAGGAGTTTCATCAGACAAGCAGCAGCCGTTGGAGAGACAGTTTGAACTGTTCAGCCGAGCGAGCGCACTGCTCCGTACCCGGGATCTGGGCTCTATTGTTTGTGATATCAAGTTCTCAGAACTTGCCAACCTGGATGCCTTCTGGGGAGACTATCTGAGCGGGGCACTGCTTGAGGCACTGAAAGGAGTCTTCATCACAGACTCTTTGAAAAGGGCAGCGGGACAGGAGGGGGTCCGGCTGCTTGTTAGTGTGGATCAGGATGACTACGAAGAGGGCAGAAAACTCTTGCTCAGAAGCCAGACACATAATGGGACAAACTGGGGAACACAAAGTTT GCCCTGA
- the LOC113059991 gene encoding prenylated Rab acceptor protein 1-like, giving the protein MDGKASDPFSSEAEQLPGAGAVGRLWLPKGLSGNVIKDWVDRRRKSIRPWATFVDQRKFSKPRNFGELCQRVVRNLDTFYSNYTFIFLGLILYCIISSPMLLIALGVFAGAFYIIHLKTLEKKLVVFGRELTQGHQLGLAGGVSFPVFWLAGAGAAVFWVLGATLAVIGSHAAFHELESSDMDELLMETV; this is encoded by the exons ATGGATGGAAAAGCAAGTGACCCCTTCAGCAGTGAGGCAGAACAGCTTCCTGGGGCAGGAGCAGTGGGGAG ACTGTGGCTGCCCAAAGGTCTGTCTGGGAATGTGATTAAGGATTGGGTGGACCGCAGGCGGAAGTCCATCCGTCCGTGGGCCACCTTTGTGGACCAGCGCAAGTTCTCCAAACCTCGGAATTTTGGAGAGCTGTGCCAGCGCGTGGTGAGGAACCTGGACACCTTTTACAGCAACTACACCTTCATCTTCCTGGGACTCATTCTCTACTGCAT CATCAGTTCGCCGATGCTCTTGATTGCTTTGGGAGTGTTTGCTGGTGCCTTCTATATAATTCACTTGAAAACACTGGAAAAGAAGCTGGTTGTTTTCG GTCGTGAGTTGACTCAGGGACACCAGTTAGGTTTAGCAGGAGGGGTTTCCTTCCCTGTGTTCTGGCTCGCAGGTGCAGGAGCTGCTGTGTTTTGGGTACTAG gtGCTACACTAGCTGTTATTGGGTCCCATGCAGCATTTCATGAGCTGGAGTCGTCTGACATGGATGAGCTGCTCATGGAAACGGTTTAA